The following DNA comes from Methanobrevibacter ruminantium.
GCATTAACAACAATTGTATATGCAATAGTTAAATTATTTAAGTTAAATAATTCTTTAATTTCATTAATGATTTCCTTCAATTCCCATTATTTCTAAAATCTTCATTGAAAAACTCTTATAAAATTCCAATTTAATAAGTTTTATAAACTATTAAATTAAATATATTAATGTTATATTTAATACTAAAATTAGTAAATATTTCAATAAACTAATTTCTCTATTGAATATATTGATTTATTGTTTTAAAATTACGATAAATCATTGCTATTAATTTTATAAAATTATTAAAAAACTTATAGGAGTCTTAAAAATGAAAATGTATTATGATGACGATGTTGACGCAGAAGTCGTTGCAGACAAAACCATTGCTGTAATCGGTTACGGAAGTCAAGGACGTGGTCAATCTAGAAACATGGCTGACAGTGGATTAAATGTAATTGTCGGTCTTAGAGAAGGAGGTTCATCCTGGCAAAAAGCTGTTGATGATGGAATGAATGTAAAAACTATTGAAGAAGCTGCTGAAGCTGCAGACATTATTCACATCTTATTACCAGATGAAACCCAAGAAAAAGTTTACAAAGAACAAATCGCTCCTTATGTTGAAGCTGGAAACACTATTTCATTCTCTCACGGTTACAACATTCACTTTGGATTAATCCAACCTGGAGAAGACGTAAACATTGTAATGTTTGCACCTAAAGGGCCTGGATCTAGAGTAAGAACCACCTACTTAGACGGTTTCGGTATTCCTGGTTTAGTAGCTATTGAACAAGATGCTACCGGTGACGCATTGCAAATTGCATTAGGTATGGCAAAAGCTGTTGGTCTTACCAGAGCAGGTGTAATTGAAACCACCTTCCAAGAAGAAACTGAAACTGACTTGTTCGGTGAACAAGCGGTATTATGCGGTGGACTCAGTGCACTTATAAAAGCAGGATTTGAAACTTTAGTGGAAGCAGGTTACCAACCTGAAATCGCTTACTTTGAAACCTGTCATGAAGTAAAACTCATTGTAGATGACATCTACGAAAACGGTATGGCTGGAATGTGGCATGATGTAAGTAACACTGCTGAATACGGTGGATTAACCAGAGGTGACAGAATTATCACTGATGCTACTAAAGCTGAAATGAAAGCAATCTTAACTGAAATCCAAGATGGAACATTCAAAAAACAATTTGAGGATGAAAACGCAACTGATGCAGCAAACTTAAAAGAAATGAGAGCTGCTGAAGAAAGAGAAGACATCGAAGTTGTCGGTAAAAGATTAAGAATTGCTTGTGGATTACAAAAAGAAGACGAATAATTTCTCTTCTTTATTTTTTTCTTTTTAACTACTTTTAACTATTTTTATTATTTTTACAATATTTTTATCTATTTTTGATTGTTTTCAAACTTTTAAAAACTTCCTGCTTTTTAAATATTTATATAAAAGTTTTTAAACTATGCCAAATATATCTAAATTAACTAAAGATTAGTCTAGATTTTTTTAATTTAATTCTAAATTTGTGATTAAAATGGTATATGTAGGTATGGATCATGGAACTACCGGTATTTCATTTGCTATAATGAATGAGAGCCAAGTTCTTGATGTTTTTAAGATATCTCGTGAAGATAGTAAGGCTGGAAAAGTGTCAGCTATTGAAGAATTGTCCAAGCGTGTAGATTTGGATGATATTGAATTAATGATTATCACTTATGCAATGGGAGATGGAATCAGCACCATTCTTCCAATGGAAAGGGTTGAAAACAGAGGAATCCTTTCAATTGGAGGTGCAGGTAAGGTAACTGGTGGAGGAACATCCGTGTATTCAGAAATTGAAAATGCCAATTTGCCTGTATTGATGATTCCAGGAATCCATAAGAATTGCGAGTGGCTAGGCCCATTATTCAGAGCAGCCTATTCCCATCATGCAAGCCCTGAAAAAATAAGCATTGTCTACAACGCTTATCTTGAAACCAATTGGGAAAACATGATTGTAGCAGACATCAGTTCCAATAGTGTTGACTTGCTTGTTGAGGATGGCATAATCAAGGGAGCTATTGATGCATGTTGCGGTGCTATGGGAGTTGTTCATGGACCTCTCGATTTAGAAATGATTAGAGATATTGATGATGGAAAACGCACTGCAAACGAATGCTTCTCACACGCTGGCGCTATAAAGATAGCTGGAATTGACAATAAGGTTGCTTTCATGAAGGATGAGCTTTTAAACAATTACAGAAATGGTGATGAGAAAGCAAAGCTTGCTATTGACACCATGATAATGACTGTAGCTATGGAGATTGCAGGATTGATTGCAGTAAGCAAAAATGAGATTGAGGGAATTGTTCTTACAGGGTCCATGGGTTCAATGAAAGATCCTGTAGATTTTGAAAAAGAGTTGAACAAGTACTTCAAGAACAAGTACCAAACCAAGATCATTTCAAGTGAATCCGGAGCTATTGGTGCAGCACAAATAGCAAGGGATATTGCTCATGGAAAAAGAGAAATCATGGGTATAAAAGTTGAGCTTTAATTGTATACAAATTATATACCATATATTTTTTTTAAATTATTTTTTCCTTATTTTTCAATTTTTCATTTTTTTTTTAAAAAAGAGTTTAAAATTTTTATTTTATTAAAAAACTTATTATTTTCCTTTTTTTATCTAAAATTTTTTCTACAATAGAAAATTAAAAATAGCTATTTTCTAATAAGGATATAATAATTTTTAAAATGAGCATATAATAAAATTTTGAAATAAATAAAAAATAAAAATAGTAAAATTTAGAGAATATTCTCTAACTTTTTTTTTTAAAGTTGATTAAAGTATTAAACTACCAATCAACACTATTATTCCTACAATCCAACAGTAGTATGCGAATATGTCCAAGCTTTTTTCTCTAACGATCTTGAGCAATACGCTTATAGCTAAGTATCCTGAAATAACTGCAACTACAAATCCTGCAATGCAAGCACCTATTTCAACACTTCCTCCGCTTAAATCCTTAAGTTGGAAAACCGCTGCACCTAAGATTGCTGGAATTGATAAGATGAAACTGAATTTTGCAGCAAATTCCTTATCCAATCCTGCAAACAATCCAGTAGCTATTGTAGTACCTGAACGGGAAAGTCCTGGCAATACAGCTAATGCTTGTCCGCATCCTATGATGAGAGCTTCTTTAATGGTAAGGTTTCTAACATCTATTCTGCCGCTGTTCATTCTTTGGGATACATATAAAAGACAACCGGTTACTAAAAGTAGGAATGCAGGTATAGTCAATCCCTGAAACATTGATTCGATTGAATCGTTAAAGAGTGCTCCTACAACACCTACAGGTATGGTAGCCAATATTGTAAGCCAAGACAATTTCTTGTAAGGGTCTTTTTTGATTTCTTCAATGAAATTTCCATTCTTTAAATCAACAAGACTTAATAGGAATCCTTTAATCATATTTACAATATCATTAAAGAAATACACTATTACAGCTACAAGGGTTCCTACATGCATCAATACATCAAAAGCAAGCCCTACATCGCTCACCCCTAGTGCTTGTTGGGCAAAGATCAAATGAGCAGAACTGCTAACAGGCAGAAATTCAGTTAATCCTTGGACAAGTCCAATGATTATTGCTTGAAAAATATCCATTATTTCACCTCGTTTATTTTTTATAGTTTTTTAAATCAGTTAAGTTTTAAGAAGTTTTAAAAAAATTTAATTAACTCATGTCTATTCGACATAAGTTAACCAATTATGAATGTCTTCAGATTTTCCATATACTGCATCGAAGTATTTTTCTTGTAATTCTTTAGTTACAGGGCCTCTTGATCCAATACCAATTTGTCTGTTGTCAATTGCACGGATTGGAGTAACTTCTGCTGCACTTCCAGTGAAGAACACTT
Coding sequences within:
- the ilvC gene encoding ketol-acid reductoisomerase; translated protein: MKMYYDDDVDAEVVADKTIAVIGYGSQGRGQSRNMADSGLNVIVGLREGGSSWQKAVDDGMNVKTIEEAAEAADIIHILLPDETQEKVYKEQIAPYVEAGNTISFSHGYNIHFGLIQPGEDVNIVMFAPKGPGSRVRTTYLDGFGIPGLVAIEQDATGDALQIALGMAKAVGLTRAGVIETTFQEETETDLFGEQAVLCGGLSALIKAGFETLVEAGYQPEIAYFETCHEVKLIVDDIYENGMAGMWHDVSNTAEYGGLTRGDRIITDATKAEMKAILTEIQDGTFKKQFEDENATDAANLKEMRAAEEREDIEVVGKRLRIACGLQKEDE
- a CDS encoding methanogenesis marker 12 protein, with the translated sequence MVYVGMDHGTTGISFAIMNESQVLDVFKISREDSKAGKVSAIEELSKRVDLDDIELMIITYAMGDGISTILPMERVENRGILSIGGAGKVTGGGTSVYSEIENANLPVLMIPGIHKNCEWLGPLFRAAYSHHASPEKISIVYNAYLETNWENMIVADISSNSVDLLVEDGIIKGAIDACCGAMGVVHGPLDLEMIRDIDDGKRTANECFSHAGAIKIAGIDNKVAFMKDELLNNYRNGDEKAKLAIDTMIMTVAMEIAGLIAVSKNEIEGIVLTGSMGSMKDPVDFEKELNKYFKNKYQTKIISSESGAIGAAQIARDIAHGKREIMGIKVEL
- a CDS encoding undecaprenyl-diphosphate phosphatase, producing the protein MDIFQAIIIGLVQGLTEFLPVSSSAHLIFAQQALGVSDVGLAFDVLMHVGTLVAVIVYFFNDIVNMIKGFLLSLVDLKNGNFIEEIKKDPYKKLSWLTILATIPVGVVGALFNDSIESMFQGLTIPAFLLLVTGCLLYVSQRMNSGRIDVRNLTIKEALIIGCGQALAVLPGLSRSGTTIATGLFAGLDKEFAAKFSFILSIPAILGAAVFQLKDLSGGSVEIGACIAGFVVAVISGYLAISVLLKIVREKSLDIFAYYCWIVGIIVLIGSLIL